The proteins below are encoded in one region of Peribacillus muralis:
- a CDS encoding alpha-ketoacid dehydrogenase subunit beta, translated as MPVISYIDAVTMAMREEMERDSRVFVLGEDVGKKGGVFKATNGLYEQFGEDRVIDTPLAESAIAGVGIGAAMYGLRPIAEMQFADFIMPAINQIVSEAAKIRYRSNNDWSCPMVIRAPYGGGIHGALYHSQSVEAIFANQPGLKIVMPSTPYDVKGLLKAAIRDEDPVLFFEHKRAYRLIKGEVPTDDYVLPIGKADVKREGEDITVISYGLCVHFALQAAEKLAADGISAHVLDLRTVYPLDKEAIIEAASKTGKVLLVTEDNKEGSIMSEVAAIIAENCLFDLDAPVRRLAGPDVPAMPYAPTMEKHFMVNPDKVEKAMRELAEY; from the coding sequence ATGCCAGTGATTTCTTATATAGATGCCGTAACGATGGCAATGAGGGAAGAGATGGAACGAGATTCCCGTGTATTCGTATTGGGGGAAGATGTTGGTAAAAAAGGTGGCGTCTTTAAAGCAACCAATGGTTTATACGAGCAATTCGGTGAAGACAGGGTCATCGATACGCCGCTAGCTGAATCTGCCATTGCGGGGGTGGGAATTGGAGCAGCCATGTACGGCCTTCGGCCAATTGCGGAAATGCAATTTGCCGATTTCATCATGCCTGCCATTAACCAAATTGTTTCGGAGGCTGCCAAGATTAGATATCGCTCCAATAATGACTGGAGCTGTCCCATGGTCATTCGTGCTCCATATGGCGGAGGCATTCATGGGGCCTTGTATCATTCACAATCGGTTGAAGCCATCTTTGCCAATCAGCCGGGATTGAAAATCGTGATGCCATCCACACCATATGATGTCAAGGGACTGCTTAAAGCAGCCATTCGAGATGAAGATCCCGTGCTTTTCTTTGAACATAAACGCGCTTATCGCCTGATCAAGGGAGAGGTGCCAACTGATGATTATGTACTGCCAATCGGTAAGGCGGATGTGAAGAGGGAAGGGGAAGACATTACGGTCATCTCTTATGGACTTTGCGTGCATTTTGCCCTGCAGGCAGCAGAAAAATTAGCTGCAGATGGAATTTCCGCTCACGTTCTGGACCTGCGGACGGTCTATCCTTTAGACAAGGAAGCCATCATCGAAGCAGCCTCAAAAACGGGGAAAGTGCTTCTCGTTACCGAGGATAACAAGGAAGGCAGCATCATGAGTGAGGTCGCCGCCATCATTGCCGAGAATTGCCTATTCGATCTGGATGCTCCGGTAAGGCGGTTGGCTGGACCTGATGTGCCTGCCATGCCTTATGCTCCTACGATGGAAAAACACTTTATGGTCAATCCGGATAAAGTGGAAAAAGCGATGAGGGAATTGGCTGAGTATTAA
- the lpdA gene encoding dihydrolipoyl dehydrogenase, giving the protein MAEEFDLVILGGGTGGYVAAIRAAQLGLKTAVVEKGKLGGTCLHNGCIPSKALLRSAEVYQTAVKSEEFGIVTEDVKIDFSKVQDRKNKVVDQLYKGVQHLMKQGKITVYEGLGRILGPSIFSPMPGTISVEMNNGSENEMLIPQNIIIATGSRPRTLPGLEIDGEMVLTSDEALKLESLPRSIIIVGGGVIGIEWASMLNDFGVEVTVLEYADRIIPTEDHDISKEMLRLLGKKGVKFVTGAKVLPETLKTDGSVVISAEVNGTTEEFTAEKMLVSVGRSANVEGIGLENTEIVKEKGYIETNEFFQTKETHIYAIGDCIGGLQLAHVASHEGITAVEHMAGQKPERLDYSLISKCVYSSPEAASVGLTEEQAKKEGYELKIGKFPFRAVGKALVYGEADGFVKIIADKKTDDILGVHMIGPHVTDMISEAGLASVLDATPWEIAKTIHPHPSLSEAIGEAALAVDGLAIHS; this is encoded by the coding sequence TTGGCTGAAGAATTCGACCTCGTTATCCTCGGCGGAGGAACTGGCGGGTATGTGGCTGCAATAAGGGCTGCTCAATTAGGTTTGAAAACGGCTGTCGTGGAGAAGGGCAAACTCGGCGGAACGTGTCTACATAATGGATGTATTCCTTCAAAAGCACTTTTAAGAAGTGCGGAAGTTTATCAGACTGCCGTGAAAAGTGAGGAATTCGGTATTGTGACCGAAGATGTTAAGATAGATTTCTCAAAGGTGCAGGACAGAAAAAATAAAGTGGTCGATCAACTTTATAAAGGTGTACAGCACCTGATGAAACAAGGGAAGATCACGGTGTATGAAGGTTTGGGGCGTATCCTTGGCCCATCGATCTTTTCACCGATGCCAGGAACGATTTCCGTGGAAATGAACAATGGCAGTGAAAATGAAATGCTGATTCCCCAAAATATCATCATTGCCACCGGTTCCCGTCCAAGGACACTGCCCGGTTTGGAAATCGATGGCGAAATGGTGCTTACATCTGATGAAGCTCTTAAGCTTGAGAGCCTGCCCCGTTCCATCATAATTGTCGGTGGGGGAGTCATCGGCATTGAATGGGCATCCATGCTTAACGATTTTGGCGTGGAAGTGACGGTGCTGGAATATGCAGATAGGATCATCCCGACCGAGGATCATGATATATCAAAGGAAATGCTGCGTCTTCTCGGTAAAAAAGGCGTTAAATTCGTCACGGGAGCAAAGGTATTGCCAGAAACCTTGAAAACGGATGGTTCAGTAGTCATTTCTGCTGAAGTAAATGGAACGACAGAGGAATTCACGGCAGAAAAAATGCTCGTTTCCGTTGGCAGGTCAGCAAATGTTGAAGGAATCGGCCTTGAAAATACTGAAATCGTCAAAGAAAAAGGCTACATTGAAACCAATGAGTTTTTCCAAACGAAGGAAACGCACATCTATGCGATCGGTGACTGTATCGGCGGTTTGCAATTGGCACATGTAGCTTCACATGAAGGGATTACAGCCGTCGAACATATGGCTGGGCAAAAACCGGAACGATTGGATTATTCGCTTATTTCAAAATGTGTGTATTCAAGTCCGGAAGCCGCCAGCGTAGGTCTGACGGAAGAACAGGCGAAAAAGGAAGGGTACGAGCTTAAAATTGGTAAATTCCCATTCCGTGCAGTCGGTAAGGCGCTTGTTTATGGAGAAGCGGATGGCTTTGTCAAAATCATTGCAGACAAGAAAACGGATGATATCCTAGGAGTTCATATGATAGGACCACATGTCACGGATATGATTTCAGAAGCAGGTCTTGCAAGTGTGCTTGATGCGACGCCTTGGGAGATAGCAAAAACCATTCATCCGCATCCAAGTCTTTCCGAAGCAATCGGCGAGGCAGCGCTAGCTGTCGATGGTCTAGCCATTCATTCATAA
- a CDS encoding DUF2627 domain-containing protein, with translation MKRLLAFLILFIPGAFAAYGIKIMRDMVFGILQPPYPHLWLQFLIGMIITIGGIAFIAGFILHRDRKQNKVQSRFNKF, from the coding sequence ATGAAACGCTTACTCGCTTTTTTGATACTTTTTATCCCCGGGGCATTTGCCGCTTACGGTATAAAAATAATGAGGGACATGGTATTCGGCATTTTACAGCCTCCCTATCCACACCTATGGCTGCAATTCTTAATCGGTATGATTATTACGATTGGGGGAATTGCCTTTATTGCAGGGTTCATCCTTCATCGAGATCGGAAACAAAATAAGGTTCAAAGCAGGTTCAATAAGTTTTAA
- the bcd gene encoding branched-chain amino acid dehydrogenase, protein MEIFKYLEKYDYEQLLFCQDKQSGLKAIIAIHDTTLGPALGGTRMWTYASEEDAIEDALRLSKGMTYKNAAAGLNLGGGKTVIIGDPRKDKNEEMFRAFGRYIQGLNGRYITAEDVGTTVEDMDLIHEETDFVTGISPAFGSSGNPSPVTAYGVYRGMKAAAKEAFGTDSLEGKVVAVQGVGNVAYNLCRHLHEEGAKLIVTDINKDSVARAVESFGATAVNTDEIYGVECDIYAPCALGAVINDQTINQIKAKVIAGAANNQLKEAVHGDQIHEKGIIYAPDYVINAGGVINVADELLGYNRERALKKVEMVYDTIERVIEIAKRDQIPTYKAADRMAEERIARMRNSRSQFLQNEKHILNGRK, encoded by the coding sequence ATGGAAATTTTTAAATATCTTGAGAAGTATGATTACGAACAATTGCTATTCTGTCAGGATAAACAATCAGGCTTGAAAGCAATCATAGCCATTCATGATACGACGTTGGGGCCAGCACTTGGGGGTACGAGGATGTGGACGTATGCATCCGAAGAAGATGCGATCGAAGATGCCCTGAGGCTTTCAAAAGGGATGACCTATAAAAACGCGGCTGCCGGGCTGAATTTAGGCGGAGGTAAAACCGTGATCATCGGCGATCCGCGTAAGGATAAAAATGAGGAAATGTTCCGTGCCTTCGGAAGGTATATCCAAGGGTTGAACGGACGTTATATAACAGCTGAAGATGTAGGGACAACAGTGGAGGATATGGATCTTATTCATGAGGAAACGGATTTTGTAACCGGGATTTCCCCTGCATTCGGTTCTTCAGGCAATCCTTCACCTGTAACGGCTTATGGCGTTTATCGTGGAATGAAAGCCGCTGCCAAAGAAGCTTTTGGCACGGATTCATTGGAAGGGAAAGTCGTAGCCGTTCAAGGCGTCGGGAATGTGGCTTATAACTTATGCCGTCATCTTCATGAGGAGGGTGCTAAGCTCATCGTTACGGATATCAATAAAGATAGCGTTGCACGTGCGGTTGAATCGTTTGGCGCAACTGCCGTTAATACGGATGAAATTTATGGAGTCGAATGTGATATATATGCACCTTGTGCATTGGGTGCCGTCATCAATGATCAAACCATCAATCAAATTAAGGCGAAGGTCATTGCAGGAGCAGCCAATAATCAATTGAAGGAAGCTGTTCATGGAGACCAAATTCATGAAAAAGGCATTATTTATGCACCTGATTATGTCATTAATGCAGGCGGAGTCATAAATGTCGCGGATGAGCTTTTAGGGTATAATCGGGAAAGAGCCCTTAAGAAGGTGGAAATGGTTTATGACACCATTGAACGCGTGATTGAGATCGCAAAACGTGATCAAATTCCAACCTATAAAGCCGCGGACCGGATGGCTGAGGAACGTATTGCACGAATGAGGAATTCGAGAAGCCAATTTCTGCAAAATGAAAAGCATATATTGAATGGACGTAAATGA
- a CDS encoding dihydrolipoamide acetyltransferase family protein, with protein sequence MAMELMKMPQLGESVTEGTISKWLVKPGDHVTKYDPLAEVMTDKVNAEVPSSFTGIVKELKAEENQTLAVGEVICSIEVESANKDTENQGQAASRTEENAGAPLTGEVQQTADQSRKARYSPAVLKLSQEHGIDLSKVKGTGSEGRITRKDLLKLVESGAVPSMDEPSRTTEPTHNEAAPAMTRRSAPEVNASSVPTAAGDKEIAVTGVRKAIASNMLKSKHEIPHAWTMVEVDATNMVKLRDNLKSGFKQKEGYNLTYFAFFVKAVAQALTEFPELNSTWAGDKIIQKKDINISIAVATEDALFVPVIKNADEKSIKGIAREIQELASKVKAGRLKAEDMQGGTFTVNNTGSFGSVQSMGIINYPQAAILQVETIVKRPVVINDMIAVRDMVNLCLSLDHRVLDGLVCGRFLARVKEIIENISKDNTSIY encoded by the coding sequence ATGGCTATGGAATTAATGAAGATGCCTCAACTAGGCGAAAGTGTCACAGAAGGAACCATCAGTAAATGGCTTGTTAAGCCTGGCGATCATGTCACGAAATACGACCCGCTGGCTGAAGTGATGACGGATAAAGTAAATGCTGAGGTTCCTTCTTCCTTTACCGGCATCGTCAAGGAATTGAAAGCGGAAGAAAACCAAACGCTGGCCGTGGGCGAAGTCATTTGCTCAATTGAAGTCGAATCGGCAAACAAGGATACTGAAAATCAAGGGCAAGCAGCTTCACGAACGGAAGAAAATGCTGGAGCGCCTCTTACAGGAGAAGTGCAGCAAACAGCTGACCAATCTAGGAAAGCTCGCTATTCACCTGCCGTGTTGAAACTCTCCCAGGAGCATGGAATCGATCTTTCCAAAGTGAAAGGAACGGGAAGTGAAGGGCGAATCACCCGCAAGGACTTACTAAAGCTTGTTGAGTCAGGTGCCGTTCCTAGCATGGACGAACCTTCTCGAACAACCGAACCGACTCACAATGAAGCAGCTCCTGCCATGACTCGGCGCTCAGCACCAGAAGTTAACGCTTCATCTGTTCCGACTGCTGCTGGCGACAAGGAAATTGCCGTTACTGGTGTGCGTAAAGCGATCGCCTCCAATATGTTAAAAAGCAAGCACGAAATTCCGCATGCTTGGACGATGGTGGAAGTGGACGCAACCAATATGGTAAAACTGCGTGATAATCTTAAATCCGGCTTTAAACAAAAAGAAGGATATAATTTGACATACTTCGCCTTTTTCGTTAAAGCGGTCGCACAAGCACTAACGGAGTTTCCTGAGCTTAATTCGACGTGGGCAGGAGATAAAATCATCCAGAAGAAAGATATCAATATTTCGATTGCCGTTGCGACGGAGGATGCCTTGTTTGTTCCAGTCATCAAAAATGCAGATGAAAAATCAATTAAGGGAATTGCAAGGGAGATACAAGAGCTTGCATCAAAAGTGAAGGCAGGCAGGTTAAAAGCTGAGGATATGCAGGGCGGCACGTTCACGGTGAATAACACAGGCTCATTCGGTTCGGTGCAATCCATGGGAATCATCAATTATCCACAGGCGGCGATTTTACAAGTCGAAACGATTGTAAAACGTCCAGTCGTGATCAATGACATGATTGCTGTACGTGACATGGTGAATCTCTGTCTATCTCTTGACCATCGTGTTTTGGACGGTCTTGTATGCGGCCGGTTCCTTGCCAGGGTCAAAGAAATCATCGAAAATATTTCCAAAGACAACACCTCGATCTATTAA
- a CDS encoding thiamine pyrophosphate-dependent dehydrogenase E1 component subunit alpha — MSEKRHEQLGLNEETVLDMYRTMLLSRRIDERMWLLNRSGKIPFVISCQGQEAAQVGAAFALDRQKDYVLPYYRDVGVVLTFGMTAKDLMLSGFAKEEDPNSGGRQMPGHFGQKKNRIVTGSSPVTTQVPHAVGIALAGKMEGKDLVTFVTFGEGSSNQGDFHEGANFAGVHKLPVIFMCENNKYAISVPISKQLSCENVSDRAIGYGMPGITVDGNDPLEVYAAVKEAADRARRGEGPTLVETVSYRLTPHSSDDDDRSYRTADEVAEAKTKDSIKTFGAYLREVGILNDESEKQMNDEVMKIVNEATDYAENASYPKAESAMNHVYAQK; from the coding sequence ATGTCAGAAAAACGTCATGAACAATTAGGCTTAAACGAAGAAACGGTTCTAGATATGTATCGGACAATGCTATTATCCCGAAGGATTGATGAGCGGATGTGGTTGTTGAACCGATCTGGGAAAATCCCCTTCGTGATTTCCTGCCAGGGGCAAGAAGCTGCGCAGGTTGGGGCAGCGTTTGCACTTGATCGGCAAAAGGATTATGTATTGCCTTATTATCGGGATGTAGGTGTGGTGCTAACCTTCGGAATGACGGCAAAAGACTTGATGCTATCAGGTTTTGCGAAAGAGGAGGACCCGAATTCCGGAGGACGTCAAATGCCTGGCCATTTTGGTCAAAAGAAAAATAGGATCGTCACTGGTTCATCTCCTGTAACGACGCAGGTCCCGCATGCAGTCGGAATTGCCCTTGCAGGGAAGATGGAAGGGAAGGATTTGGTAACCTTCGTAACGTTCGGGGAAGGCTCATCCAATCAAGGTGACTTTCATGAAGGTGCCAACTTCGCAGGTGTGCATAAGCTACCGGTGATTTTCATGTGTGAAAATAATAAGTATGCAATATCCGTTCCGATTTCGAAACAGCTTTCGTGTGAAAATGTTTCCGACAGGGCAATTGGCTATGGCATGCCTGGTATAACGGTGGATGGGAATGATCCACTGGAAGTTTACGCCGCAGTGAAGGAAGCGGCCGATCGGGCACGAAGGGGAGAAGGTCCTACCCTTGTAGAAACGGTTTCATACCGGCTCACGCCTCATTCCAGTGATGATGATGACCGGAGTTACAGGACTGCCGATGAAGTGGCCGAAGCAAAAACGAAGGATTCCATCAAAACATTCGGAGCTTATTTGAGAGAAGTGGGCATTTTGAATGACGAGTCTGAAAAACAAATGAACGATGAGGTCATGAAAATCGTCAATGAAGCGACTGATTATGCTGAAAATGCTTCATATCCGAAAGCTGAAAGTGCGATGAACCATGTGTATGCACAAAAGTAA
- a CDS encoding sigma-54 interaction domain-containing protein, which translates to MQKVMIVGGGVGGTTVLKLLSESEVFSIVYMADTNECTEGMLAAKERGIPTVTSWRRGLTEDLDIIVDTTGDPAVYKEIKREMGDRTILIPGSVAHIMSKLFEEKNRLINILENASAKMDLILNTTSEGMVVIDHDGLIVMFNDSAERAASIPRKDVIGRHIKDLVPSTGLLRVMETNRKEVNQRIILGNGLELIATRIPLVNADGEIIGAFSMFRNKTEAVQLAEQITDLKEIQTMLQAIIQSSDEAISVVDEQGRGLLINPAYTRITGLTKNQVIGKPASIDIYEGESMHMKVLQTRKPVRGVNMRVGPKHKEVIVNVAPIIVDGHLKGSVGVIHDVSEIQNLTHELNRARQIIRTLQAKYSFDDIIGASEEMKLPVEQAKLSARTPATVLLRGESGTGKELFAHAIHNASDRKFNKFVRVNCAAISESLLESELFGYEEGAFTGASRGGKVGFFEEANQGSIFLDEIGELPANIQAKLLRVLQEREIIRVGGTKPIAINVRVIAATNINLEKAISNGSFREDLYFRLNRMPIFIAPLRKRKEDLRELAEHLIHKINQEYGRGIEGITASAIHKMKNYDWPGNVRELENILGRAIIFMKLNETIIDIQHIPDFIETESESFKHDKEISKPPAYVSGKTLSEIIDECEAKIIEQAIHTFNGNKTLTAKALGISVRNLYYKMEKLEL; encoded by the coding sequence ATGCAAAAGGTCATGATAGTAGGAGGGGGCGTCGGGGGAACGACCGTGTTGAAACTCCTTTCGGAAAGTGAAGTATTCTCAATCGTTTATATGGCTGATACGAATGAATGTACAGAAGGGATGCTTGCTGCCAAAGAACGAGGGATTCCTACAGTGACTAGCTGGAGAAGGGGATTAACTGAGGATTTGGACATCATCGTCGATACCACGGGGGATCCAGCGGTCTATAAGGAGATCAAAAGGGAGATGGGCGATCGGACGATCCTCATTCCAGGCAGCGTCGCCCACATCATGTCCAAGCTTTTTGAAGAAAAAAATCGGTTAATTAATATATTGGAGAACGCTTCGGCAAAAATGGACCTCATCCTCAATACGACCAGTGAAGGAATGGTCGTGATCGATCATGATGGATTGATCGTCATGTTCAATGATAGTGCCGAGCGAGCAGCGAGCATACCACGTAAGGATGTGATTGGCAGACATATTAAAGATCTCGTCCCTTCAACGGGTTTGTTGCGTGTGATGGAAACGAACCGGAAGGAAGTGAATCAGCGGATCATCCTTGGTAATGGATTGGAGCTCATTGCAACAAGAATTCCTCTTGTGAATGCCGATGGGGAAATCATCGGTGCCTTTTCCATGTTCAGGAATAAAACGGAAGCAGTCCAGCTAGCGGAGCAAATCACGGATTTAAAGGAAATTCAGACAATGCTCCAAGCAATCATTCAATCAAGTGATGAAGCCATTTCAGTCGTAGATGAGCAAGGGAGGGGCCTTTTGATCAATCCTGCATATACAAGGATTACCGGTTTGACAAAGAACCAAGTGATTGGAAAGCCGGCATCCATTGATATATACGAAGGCGAAAGCATGCATATGAAAGTGCTCCAGACAAGAAAGCCTGTGCGGGGAGTCAATATGCGCGTCGGCCCGAAGCATAAGGAGGTAATCGTGAATGTTGCGCCAATCATTGTCGATGGCCATTTGAAAGGAAGTGTGGGCGTCATTCATGATGTGTCGGAAATCCAGAACTTGACTCATGAATTGAATCGGGCACGTCAGATCATCAGGACACTTCAGGCTAAATATTCCTTTGATGATATAATAGGAGCTTCCGAAGAAATGAAGCTGCCCGTTGAACAGGCGAAATTATCAGCAAGGACACCGGCGACTGTTTTACTGAGGGGTGAATCAGGGACAGGCAAGGAGTTATTTGCCCATGCCATCCACAATGCGAGCGATAGGAAATTCAATAAATTCGTTCGCGTTAACTGTGCAGCCATCTCTGAATCACTACTTGAAAGTGAACTGTTCGGGTATGAAGAGGGAGCCTTTACAGGGGCAAGCAGGGGCGGAAAGGTCGGTTTCTTTGAAGAGGCCAATCAAGGGAGTATCTTTTTGGACGAAATTGGTGAATTGCCTGCCAATATCCAAGCTAAATTGCTTCGTGTTTTACAAGAACGGGAAATCATCAGAGTAGGCGGAACAAAGCCGATTGCCATCAATGTCAGGGTCATAGCCGCTACGAATATCAACCTTGAAAAAGCGATATCCAACGGTTCCTTCAGGGAAGACCTATACTTCAGGTTGAACCGCATGCCTATTTTCATCGCTCCTTTACGGAAGCGAAAGGAAGATTTAAGGGAACTGGCGGAACATTTAATTCATAAAATCAATCAAGAGTACGGGAGGGGCATAGAAGGAATCACTGCGTCTGCGATACATAAAATGAAAAATTATGACTGGCCGGGGAATGTCAGGGAACTGGAAAACATATTGGGACGGGCGATCATTTTCATGAAATTGAATGAAACGATCATTGATATCCAGCATATTCCCGATTTTATCGAAACGGAATCAGAATCATTTAAACATGATAAAGAGATATCGAAGCCCCCTGCCTACGTATCAGGTAAAACGCTCTCGGAGATAATAGACGAGTGTGAAGCGAAAATCATTGAGCAAGCGATACATACCTTTAATGGAAATAAAACGCTTACGGCAAAAGCGCTTGGCATCTCAGTCAGAAATCTATATTACAAAATGGAAAAACTAGAACTGTGA